In Acipenser ruthenus chromosome 58, fAciRut3.2 maternal haplotype, whole genome shotgun sequence, a genomic segment contains:
- the LOC131725001 gene encoding stonustoxin subunit beta-like: protein QLTLDPNTAYSELCLSEGNRKVTWGNESQTYPDHPERFDSAFQVLCREGLSGIRCYWEIEWSVGAEIGVTYKGINRKGEDDSCLLGRNDKSWSLTCHFFSGFSAWHNNKEIKITAPSSSRIGVYLDCPAGTLSFYSISPDDTMTLLHRFHTTFTEPLYPGFRLFINCWEQKSSVKISHLD from the coding sequence cagctcacactggaccccaacacagcgtatagcgagctctgtctgtctgaagggaacagaaaggtgacatgggGGAATGAATCTCAGACATATCctgatcacccagagagatttgactCTGCAttccaagtgctttgcagagagggtctGTCTGGGATTCGCTGTTACTGGGAAATTGAGTGGAGTGTAGGGGCTGAAATAGGAGTTacatataaaggaatcaacaGGAAAGGAGAGGATGATTCCTGTCTACTTGGAAgaaatgacaagtcctggagtttgacGTGCCATTTTTTCAGCGGTTTCTctgcctggcacaataacaaAGAGATTAAAATAActgccccctcctcctccagAATAGGAGTGTACCTGGACTGTCCTGCTGGCACTCTGTCATTTTATAGCATCTCTCCTGacgacacaatgaccctcctgcacagattccacaccacattcactgagccgctctatcctgggtttcgACTTTTCATTAATTGCTGGGAACAGAAATCATCTGTAAAGATCAGTCATCTTGATTAG
- the ftr55 gene encoding E3 ubiquitin-protein ligase TRIM65 encodes MLFSKAAILNGTVSLCVCTQEQLEERRAEIHKRIQERLKDLEELKQAVESLKSSACREREESHLIFTQLIRSIQQKQAEVTALITAKEKAAVSQAEERMEQVEQEITELKRRDAEMEQLSKTEDHIHFLQNCQSLCAPPESGYLPSVTVNTDVTFEAVRKAVSELKGKLEDIWKREFERITEKVNEVCLWEPKNRAELLQCKSVFTGAFH; translated from the exons ATGCTTTTCTCAAAGGCAGCAATCCTCAATGGGACTGTGTCCCTGTGTGTTTGTACACAGGAGCAGCTGGAGGAGAGGCGGGCAGAAATCCAcaagagaatccaggagagactgaaggatctggaggagctgaaacaggctgtggagtcactcAAG AGTTCAGCGTGCAGAGAAAGGGAGGAAAGCCATCTGATTTTCACCCAGCTGATCCGCTCCATTCAGCAGAAACAAGCAGAAGTGACAGCGCTGATCACAGCGAAAGAGAAGGCTGCCGTGAGTCAGGCTGAAGAGCGCATGGAACAAGTGGAGCAGGAAATCACTGAGCTGAAGAGGAGAGATGCTGAGATGGAGCAGCTTTCaaagacagaggatcacatccattttctacag AATtgccagtctctctgtgcccctcctgaatcTGGctacttacccagcgttactgtcaatacagatgTCACTTTtgaggctgtgaggaaagctgtgtcTGAACTTAAAGGCAAACTGGAGGACATCTGGAAGAGAGAGTTTGAGAGAATCACTGAAAAAG TGAATGAAGTTTGTCTGTGGGAACCAAAGAACAGAGCTGAGCTTTTACAATGTAAGtctgtttttactggagcatttcATTGA
- the LOC117967226 gene encoding uncharacterized protein LOC117967226, whose protein sequence is MCYNETSNITERYTLISTLKTWPDAQQYCRQHHTDLVSIKSASENEDMKKKAPASPFWIGLFNNPWKWADEENSTFQKWDIGEPDNMLGNENCTMMYHTQGQWRDAPCSQRYFFFCYEGTFSHCSECHGNAVCQPSSKSVQCVCAEGFVGDGFSCYNRTECNETTDCCPHGFQWSNEHGCTDIDECAADGDLNDCPPQSSCVNTIGSFHCLLDHISKRSSRSVSFSCINQPCPSGQDCITDSCADPCQQYKVLDEPWRSTNFPIAPSSDRKCDSGLFGWYRFLVNDSVRMPEKCVPDYSCGSDATLWITGTHPVETDGIVSRTACAGWQLNCCHSSITVHIKACPGNYHVYKYQGVPWCYHVYCAEYNPTITALQTVPLSCLNQPCLSGQDCITNSCVDPCQQYNVLDEPWRSTHFPVSPSSVPKCDLDLNGWYRFLVNESVRMPEACVPEYSCGTHAPMWINGTHPLETDGIVSRQSCGKWSSSCCYFTTTVHIKACPGNYHVYKFQGTPGCNLAYCAESNLITKAPESTTEQPTETTERSTETTERPTETTERSTETTERSTETTERPTETTERSTETTERPTETTERPTETTERPTETTERSTETTEQSTETTERSTETTERPTETTERSTETTERSTGTTERPTETTERPTETTERSTETTEQSTETTERPTETTERPTETTERSTETTERPTETTERSTETTERSTETQTSPESESSPAAKAPGTTEPSTGTQTSPEPGKRRQVVRIEINAAEGLDPEDPKITDAILAQLQERLPKGMTLRWKKKDGKIFHKQEEEEEEMEMETCSKP, encoded by the exons ATGTGCTACAACG aaaccagcaacatcactgagagatacaccctgattagCACACTGAAAACCTGGCCTGacgctcagcagtactgtagacaACACCACACTGACCTGGTCAGTATAAAGagtgccagtgaaaatgaagacatGAAGAAGAAAGCTCCGGCCAGTCCCTTCTGGATCGGCCTGTTCAATAACCCGTGGAAGTGGGCTGACGAGGAGAACTCAACATTTCAAAAGTGGGACATTGGGGAACCAGACAATATGTTAGGCAATGAAAACTGTACAATGATGTACCACACCCAGGGCCAATGGAGGGATGCTCCTTGCAGCCAGCGGTACTTCTTCTTCTGCTATGAAG GAACATTCAGCCACTGTTCTGAATGCCATGGAAACGCAGTCTGCCAACCTTCTTCAAAATCTGTGCAGTGCGTCTGCGCTGAAGGGTTTGTGGGAGACGGCTTCTCCTGCTACAACAGGACTGAGTGCAATGAAACCACCGACTGCTGTCCTCATGGCTTCCAGTGGTCCAACGAACACGGGTGCACTGACATTGATGAATGCGCGGCAGATGGGGACCTCAATGACTGCCCCCCGCAGTCCAGCTGTGTGAACACTATCGGATCCTTTCACTGTCTGTTAGATCATATTTCTAAACGCAGTTCTCGGTCTGTATCATTCAGCTGTATAAACCAGCCATGCCCCTCAGGCCAGGACTGCATTACAGATAGCTGTGCTGACCCTTGCCAACAGTACAAAGTCCTGGATGAACCGTGGCGTTCCACTAATTTTCCAATAGCTCCATCGTCAGATCGAAAATGTGATAGTGGTTTGTTTGGATGGTATCGCTTTTTAGTGAATGATAGCGTGAGAATGCCAGAAAAGTGTGTTCCAGACTACAGCTGTGGAAGTGATGCAACCCTGTGGATCACTGGTACTCACCCTGTGGAAACGGATGGAATAGTTAGTCGCACGGCTTGTGCTGGATGGCAATTAAACTGCTGTCATTCTTCAATCACAGTTCATATCAAAGCATGTCCAGGCAACTACCACGTTTACAAATATCAAGGAGTTCCTTGGTGCTACCACGTTTACTGTGCAG aatataaCCCAACAATCACAGCACTGCAAACTGTACCACTGAGCTGTTTAAACCAGCCGTGTCTATCAGGCCAGGACTGCATTACAAATAGCTGTGTCGACCCTTGCCAGCAGTACAATGTCCTGGATGAACCGTGGCGTTCTACTCATTTTCCAGTATCTCCGTCGTCAGTTCCAAAATGCGATCTTGATCTGAATGGATGGTATCGCTTTTTAGTGAATGAAAGCGTGAGAATGCCGGAAGCGTGTGTTCCGGAATACAGCTGCGGGACTCACGCACCTATGTGGATCAATGGTACTCACCCTCTGGAAACGGATGGAATAGTTAGTCGCCAGTCTTGTGGAAAGTGGAGTTCAAGCTGCTGCTATTTTACAACCACAGTTCATATCAAGGCATGTCCAGGCAACTACCACGTTTACAAATTTCAAGGAACTCCTGGGTGCAACCTAGCTTACTGCGCAG AATCAAATCTCATAACCAAAGCACCGGAATCAACCACAGAGCAaccaactgaaaccacagaacgatccactgaaaccacagaacgaccgactgaaaccacagaacgatccactgaaaccacagaacgatccactgaaaccacagaacgaccaactgaaaccacagaacgatcaactgaaaccacagaacgaccaactgaaactacagaacgaccaactgaaaccacagaacgaccaactgaaaccacagaacgatcCACTGAAACCACAGAGCAATccactgaaaccacagaacgatccactgaaaccacagaacgaccaactgaaaccacagaacgatcaactgaaaccacagaacgatcCACTGGAACCACAGAACgaccaactgaaaccacagaacgaccaactgaaaccacagaacgatcCACTGAAACCACAGAGCAATccactgaaaccacagaacgaccaactgaaaccacagaacgaccaactgaaaccacagaacgatccactgaaaccacagaacgaccaactgaaaccacagaacgatccactgaaaccacagaacgatcCACTGAAACCCAGACCTCTCCAGAATCAG AATCAAGTCCCGCAGCCAAAGCTCCAGGAACTACAGAACCATCGACTGGAACCCAGACCTCTCCTGAACCAG GAAAACGCAGGCAGGTGGTGAGGATTGAGATAAATGCAGCAGAGGGATTGGACCCTGAAGACCCAAAGATCACAGATGCCATTTTAGCTCAG CTTCAAGAGCGCTTACCCAAAGGCATGACGCTGCGCTGGAAAAAGAAAGACGGGAAGATTTTCCACaagcaggaagaggaggaggaggagatggagatggagacgTGCTCCAAACCCTGA